Sequence from the Plasmodium berghei ANKA genome assembly, chromosome: 3 genome:
tttaactccattatgaatatgttctacatatttattttcatcgtttttttttttttttttttcatatatctCATTAATGCCATTAGTTGTGTTTTTAGCATCCAATCGATCTTTGTTCAAATCCGGTTTcgcttcattttttatccatatatattttttatttttggtTTTGTGTTTTTGAGGTACATTTATCCATCCAtccatttaaaaaaaataaatatttactGGTAAACTAATCTTGaaaatactattttttttttaaatagaTACATATTCAAAAGTGTTAGTTGGTGAATTCAGTTGGAATATTCAAACaatttatgtataatacTTAAGGGCAtcaatatgtatatatatatgcacatttttaatttatttcgttttacaaatattaaacacttcaattttatattttcacagtttgaataaaaaaatccaaattatatcataaaaagaaagcatatatatatatacatacatatttttaaatcaatAATATTGGTCATGAGCAATtgtagatatatattttaaatgtgCAATTTgctcatatttataaaaatgtgttaAGATCTATTAATccacaaaatatatttcttaaaagttacaaaaaataaatatattttttatttcgaaTATATTATACCGATAtcactatatatttttttttaaataattaagttatatgataaatatgaataatcatgaataaatatatatttgaagtATGTGAAACGCAAGCTTGGAAAAAATGGTGATAAAATATCCACATATAAATCTAAgttatatatctttttttaaatgtgtTAATTCCAAAATACTTAGAAACAATATAGATTCAAGTTTTAttgtttgaaaaaaaactaattCTAAATGTTGTATTATTGAGATAAAGAAATCTTGGAAGAAATACCAGTATGAACAGTAATTATGGTAAGTGTGCCTATTTTGAAGGgttctaaaaaaaagatgGGTTCTAACCACATCTCACATTTTGAGgaacataataaaaatgatcatataaataatcgTCAAAAAATATCTTTATGCAAAGATATCAAAgttggaaataaaaaaaaatcaatcAAAAAAGGTAGCAATTGTGTGCAATCAAATcggaataaaataatagaaataaccaaaaacaatgataaaatgaataatgaaaatataaaatactcagatttaaaagaaaaaaaaaaaaaaaggttTTCTAAAGTTTTTGTTAAAACcataaatatgttatttacagaaatatttataaaatcattTCAAACAATGTTATCATATGCTATAacatcatcattttttattttactaaatttatatatgtctAGTAGTTGCAAATATGAAGAAATAGCTGGATTTGGTGTTTCTTTATCTATTATATCGCTATTAAATTCTGTAGTTGAGGGGTTTTGTAGTAGTTTAGATTATTTTTGTAGCCAATCAATTGGAATcaaagatatatataattcttttttatttttaaatagtgcatattttttattttttatattttatgtattacttgttttaatattttttttaataaaacttttaatttattatgcaatagatttaaaatatattcatattttcatgGGTATTGAATTGGATAATGATATTACACAAGggtattattttaaaattatggacgtatttttttcgagtttcaaaatattattattttctttttatccatattttttatttgaatccACTAGAagatttttaattttgcataataatatttacccaagtttatttacatcttttttttcattttttgtattaaattttttttgttatatttttgtttttatattttctatgaGTCATGTTGGCGTTTCTTTGGCATGGCTTGTAACGAATATTATTAGTtgtctttttattttttattttttgagaaattatattcaaGAGTGTTCACTACTTTTAGAGTTAGATATTAGAATTCCTTTTCTGTCTCCAAACTCAAAATCTGAAGAAAATATCATAGAACCCGTTTCGATATCTtcaacaaataatatagatgtacatcattattttcaaaagcAAAATGATCATTATCATATTCTAGATATTGAAGAAAAtcataataacaataaaaaacaaaatttatataaaaatgagaTATTATTTCACGATAAAGGggatatattatttgaaaattcccaaaaaaatgatataaatatatttttacaaaaaaatcaaatatgcaaaataaatttcttattttttcatattccCTCAAAAAACATTAGgaacaaatttttaaatattacaaaaacaaatattaaaaatatattttttgaaattctTTCATTCGAAATGCAATTGTTTGAATCAGCATATCTTAATTTAACATCTGTTGCAGTATTTAtccaaataaataatatgatgGGTTTTGTTTATAATGTATCACATTCTTATGGTATATTTTTAGCAAAACTTATgggtatatatatatctcgAAAAAACAGAATACAagaatattcaaaaaaaaatatcatagaaaataagaaaaatttatCAGATTTGATAGATGCAAATATAGAAcacattatattatatagaaTGCAATTtggaattttatttattttattattattatttctttatacCTGTTTagcaattttatatatatatcatgaACAAATTATCACCTTTTTTTACAGTAATATAGAAATGAGGAATTATTTGAttaaagttttttttataataacaattgAATCACTTTTAGAAGTTTTGGCAGCTTttctaaataatataataaaaggaTTAGGATTACAAGACAAAAtctctttttttacatttcttaattttatgttattaatGCAACCATTCGGACTTATTCTAACTTTTGGTTTTTCTTTGGATATTTATggatttatatattcaacTATAATTAGTATGATTATTCAAATTTCTTATTTAtctgtatttatatttaaagcTCTTTAAAATTACCGACCAAGTCATGACTCAAATTTCCCACTTTTTTATACgttcatatttttgaacaatatttttttacaatctTTTACttttacatataattatgcatatactTCCTCtctattttatattatttacgAGTCACATTCCTTTTCACTTATTTTATGAGCATTAATTTGTATActattttgtattattttgtgttattatttttttaaatttttataactcCGAAATAACTCTATACTCCCCATGTACCGAAGATTATTACTTCAATTTTAAATAGCATCTTTTAAttctccatttttttttttcatttttgcAAATAAAAAGGGATGTAGTGCACATAAGCATAGCATGtggcatatatttttttttgtttttttttccaaaaaaaaatttaagaaataaaatataaaaagaataacTATCGTGATTGTTAAATAGaggaataaatatttttttttttatttcacttttatcaattttattatattcagaTTAATGTAATTATtctaaaataaatttattatatccccatgaaagtataataatatatttagtaAATAGTATTcgataaattattttatctaaaattaattgtagcataacataatataatataacaatttgaatccaaaaatatatagaatataattttggaTATTAGAAACTTGATCCAATGTACAAGCATGATAAGTGATGAACTAGAAAGTGATGAAATGAAAGGGAGTGGggaaatagaaaataaggaaaaagaaaataaggAAATAGAAAGTGGCGCAAATAAACCAGAGGGCGAAGATACAAATTTAGAAGACAATgttaacataaataaaatagttgCAATTATGTCAATTAAAGAACCTGATacattaacaaaaatatttaatcttatgaaaacaaacaattgtttaaattattatccaTTACTTACACCATATCATAATATCGAAAAActagtaaatatattattagaagaaaattatgaatatgaAAACACATGGTGTGTCCATTATAATGCTAgttttatttgtaaattattttatgaagGTTTTATACCAGTTGCTAGTAAACAAAAAGTTCAAGTTATAGAAAACTTTAAAccgaaaatatataaagaatatttattaataccaaaaattcattttattcGATCTTGTATGCATCCAAGTGAAATCcatatatcaaaaaaagttaaaaaaaaatgtaaacaattttatattactataaataaagatttTGATGGAGTTGTTAAAGGTATTGTAGAAAAACATGGACAAAATTGGTTATATCcatttatacaaaatgaatttaaaaaaatatttgaaaaaaaagttaaatataaaaatgtccAAATGCATTCTGTTGAATTATGGCATGAAGATAAATTAGTTGCTGGTGAATTAGGAAATACAGTTGGATCTATTTATACAAGTTTAACTGGGTTTCAAAGACAAAGTTCAGCAGGGACTATACAATTATGTGCTTTAGCAAAGTTATTAGAATTTCAAAAATTTCAATTATGGGATTTAGGAATGTTATTACCttataaaaaggaaattgGATCTAAAGAAATATCCATGAAAGAATTTTTTGATAGACATAGAAAATTTAAGTATATAGATGCAGAATTTAAAATTCCATTTATGGATAAACTTAATTGTGCAGTATTAATACGAGGTGTTGATCCATCCGATTCTACCATACAATTAAATCAATCCAATCCCACataaaaattgataaatacttttatcaaaaaaaaataaaataacatgaacacttattttattgtgATGCTTCTATccttataaaatatatattttatatttttttgtagtttagagaataaattaaaaagaaatgcATCTCATATACTTTTTGTGTGTGTgcatttatgaaaatatacacattttcCAACATTTTAAGTTTTGTTcatctttttatatttctattcCTAAacacttttttattttttttttgtttctatatcttatatatagatttgtacaattatgtatatattaagagaaaactattttaaattaaatataaccATAAGCTTATGTGTTATCAAGTTTTTCATTTATCagtttttataaaaattaaaaaaaattaaaaaacttGTAATATTCAAAAGTAATGGAAAATTCCATGTAAAgactatttatatacaacaCTCTTTTGTCAGtgtataatttaaaaatacttCGATCCATATCCTAATTTTtgcaaaattaaaaaattatattttactcATTAATCCAAACTATTTAAcataactatatatatgacttgttttttccatttcgctgcttttttacatatttggAAAACAGcgaaatttataatttgaaaatatattaaagaaGCGGTGATCATTTTTCACATATTTCCGtatttcttaaaatatttatattttttttcaaattattttatagaaaaatatagtttAGGCCAAACCAAGAATAAACAATCGATACGcagcaaaataaaatgaaaacgcgattattttatcaaaacaaaacaaaatgaaagcATATGactattttatcaaaacaaaacaaaatgtAAATACGTTTTTACTTTGGTACAAAACATCAAGTATAGGGCATCGAAATTTTGTATGGTTATTTATTGGATGCTTTTgtggatatatatatggaaaaattgaatataataataaaaaaaaaggaaaaggAATATATGGAGATTTAATATGTGTagatgaatatataattaacaaaaaaaatataatgaattttgaaaaaaattataataaattaaatattcatgcatttaaaaatagagGATATGAATATACTAAACTATTTAAGGCTATAAACTGGGAAAATTCTCCTTTAAGTTATTTACAATTACGATTATGGAAAAACCAACAAAGTtatgataattatttaaagaatAAACAAGTCAATGAATTATTCgataatgtaaaaaaagaatgTACTTCTTATACAAGTAATATTTACGAAACAATTGTAGATGATTCTATAATTCGAATTATACAATAAATTTACACCAAATTTATATTcccatattttttcctgTACTATTATAATATCATTTAGGATATTTCCCAcggttttattttaatcaATTACACACATATTCGCACACATGAAGAATTTAgaacaaatgaaaaaatctataaaataattacctattcatatttttatgtttaaaaTGGAGATCCTATTAATTGactataataaaaatattaccaAATAAGGTGTTGTTTATACCCACCTTTGcttcgtttttttatttttaattaaattaaaagtaATAGATAGATATACCTCTAACGCTCgcttattaatttaattgttttatccctatttttctcatttagaaaatattttttttttgaaaaactTTATCCATCATTTAATCTTTCAagttaatttatttaaaaccTTTATGAATtgcaatatattatacatgtataatacatattattaatatgataaacaaaagaaaaataatatattttatataaattttatatttattaataccATAAACAAATGAATGAACTTATTTTCgtacaaatttattataacaaCTATTAGGTATAATTAAAAGGTGTTAATACCTATGAATGGAATAAAAGCTAATTATTATTCTAACcattttatgtattttttttctgactTGTTAAGGtaaattttgttcataaaaaatttgtatagaattttttaaaaaagtaaaagaAAATAGCGATATAAATTCGTATTcccatatatatgtatgtatgcCTATATACAGGATTATatctatacatataaacaaagacatatataaatgtttatATCTTACGGAATAAAACTGGAGTTAGCCTCAGATTTTCAAACTACATTATTCTACTAGTCTCAAACAGccattttgttaaaaaaaaaaataatagatttatataaaaatattttttttttttaaattattatattagcATAATGGAGACGAAAAAGctaaaatgaacaaaaatgatgacagttaaaaataagtaatatatataagctaataaaatttaataatggATGAATAGAATAAATTGGTAAAATGaagatataattttttaacttaAATACAGAAAAGAACatgtaatttatttataaaaatacataatatatttatgaagcccctttttattagtattacaataataataataataataatctcatatttttaatggcttatgtatatataagaaaatttaatgcggagatatgcatattattttacattttgtACGCCTCAATTTTATAGCTATAAAAATgcatacaaaatatttttgatatttttcatttagccaataaatataaatatttaatatataacacatatatttaagaattatatttatttttggaaaataaaaaatctaGCTGTAAAATGaagtttttaaattaaaaaaaagaaaagaacaAAAGGGAACACAAGAATTAGGAGTTTTAAAactaaaattaatttatattttttttatgggagtaattttatatcttataaaaaactgaatgtgaatatttttctttctttttttctccGGGCTACAAAATGGGAAAGGTAAGAAAAACAGTTACTACGTTTAAATAGATGATAATACATTAAgcatgtataaatatatagtgtTATGTAATGtggtatataaatatatgtacatatgcatatatctATATCTTTGAAATCACAAAATCGAAAAACATTCCAAAAAATTTC
This genomic interval carries:
- a CDS encoding multidrug efflux pump, putative, with amino-acid sequence MVSVPILKGSKKKMGSNHISHFEEHNKNDHINNRQKISLCKDIKVGNKKKSIKKGSNCVQSNRNKIIEITKNNDKMNNENIKYSDLKEKKKKRFSKVFVKTINMLFTEIFIKSFQTMLSYAITSSFFILLNLYMSSSCKYEEIAGFGVSLSIISLLNSVVEGFCSSLDYFCSQSIGIKDIYNSFLFLNSAYFLFFIFYVLLVLIFFLIKLLIYYAIDLKYIHIFMGIELDNDITQGYYFKIMDVFFSSFKILLFSFYPYFLFESTRRFLILHNNIYPSLFTSFFSFFVLNFFCYIFVFIFSMSHVGVSLAWLVTNIISCLFIFYFLRNYIQECSLLLELDIRIPFLSPNSKSEENIIEPVSISSTNNIDVHHYFQKQNDHYHILDIEENHNNNKKQNLYKNEILFHDKGDILFENSQKNDINIFLQKNQICKINFLFFHIPSKNIRNKFLNITKTNIKNIFFEILSFEMQLFESAYLNLTSVAVFIQINNMMGFVYNVSHSYGIFLAKLMGIYISRKNRIQEYSKKNIIENKKNLSDLIDANIEHIILYRMQFGILFILLLLFLYTCLAILYIYHEQIITFFYSNIEMRNYLIKVFFIITIESLLEVLAAFLNNIIKGLGLQDKISFFTFLNFMLLMQPFGLILTFGFSLDIYGFIYSTIISMIIQISYLSVFIFKAL
- a CDS encoding arginyl-tRNA--protein transferase, putative is translated as MISDELESDEMKGSGEIENKEKENKEIESGANKPEGEDTNLEDNVNINKIVAIMSIKEPDTLTKIFNLMKTNNCLNYYPLLTPYHNIEKLVNILLEENYEYENTWCVHYNASFICKLFYEGFIPVASKQKVQVIENFKPKIYKEYLLIPKIHFIRSCMHPSEIHISKKVKKKCKQFYITINKDFDGVVKGIVEKHGQNWLYPFIQNEFKKIFEKKVKYKNVQMHSVELWHEDKLVAGELGNTVGSIYTSLTGFQRQSSAGTIQLCALAKLLEFQKFQLWDLGMLLPYKKEIGSKEISMKEFFDRHRKFKYIDAEFKIPFMDKLNCAVLIRGVDPSDSTIQLNQSNPT